The Pyrenophora tritici-repentis strain M4 chromosome 3, whole genome shotgun sequence genome has a window encoding:
- a CDS encoding Piwi multi-domain protein: MEADALALRSDKKSWATDYKSIWCGSGLQGPQQEESEWDTPEFPCTLSDGREHQGVYATVTSSGVLNDIENFHGEADINECTDHIRALNAHVAQRVREYNDRSGKSITQLGANKFYIDRAFNEMTSKGKSLGLRAVRGYYMSIRSGSKSPLLNVNVATTAFLPPILVSEFLRMFLNKRRYVETMLRGASVRLAYQRQEFKETIEEGISMNGDLQCTKFFQQFGLEAGKQKFFTILACDPDNRDSARTVNHADTGTTILKYFEDMRVEWPTKQGQDRYDLLCVNVGKRIGSFNPEKIDLEDMQQHTLDGAQWIPACLLEILPYQPMTGQMSPDHTAAMMMHALHYPAENAALIDKEGLGLLGLKEEDGRVKSEYLISIPSNSVNSTDEIQNDLSLELDNKLISLSAKKLSLPLLRYAKQSKSKNVSEYTASWNLQEAVFTNPKAFNDLHICKLQGSLQKLQKSTPENILNDFVLQLGTHGINVKVGYVGEQAQRETVEKVLKRWFPVCKVKDCTFFLLREKDFDIYAKIKRDGDFSGNHTICAVASRIKDRNEQDNRRSGPRWQHFSNLALKMNMKLGGDNHWLDENELEKVLGGKDKKQNTMILGADVIHPGSSSKIGAPSIACVVGTIDSRFMSYRGSMRLQAGGQEQIEDFNFRSMIKERLEVWKGHNKKLPTRIFFYRDGVSESQFVTISEQEIPQIKKAYAEAGGDDKKLGVCFLVVGKCHHTRFYAKNNKTSYLVSTKAGNFVNGNLKPELLVDHVVTAPKPINFFLQSHAAIKGTARSAHYYVLDDDTQIDVNNLQKLTLMLCYTFGRSTTGVSYAAPAYIADRLCERGRSYIRLWAEDRFAQPVFEYKKYYDSEGTQRKPTDEEMSKEKWDIIKELLRSGVWGKNYRDNTEDQNRPIRLNPWHPDLDEVE; the protein is encoded by the exons ATGGAAGCTGACGCTTTGGCGCTAAGAAGCGATAAGAAATCATGGGCGACTGACTATAAGAGCATTTGGTGCGGCTCCGGCCTTCAAGGACCGCAGCAAGAGGAATCAGAATGGGATACTCCAGAATTCCCCTGCACGCTCTCAGATGGACGGGAACACCAAGGTGTTTATGCCACCGTAACTTCTAGTGGCGTACTCAACGATATTGAAAACTTTCATGGTGAAGCAGACATCAACGAGTGTACCGACCATATTAGAGCGCTGAATGCTCATGTTGCACAACGCGTCCGCGAATACAACGATCGGAGCGGTAAATCGATCACTCAACTTGGCGCAAACAAATTTTACATTGACCGAGCTTTCAATGAGATGACGTCTAAAGGAAAAAGCTTAGGCCTCAGAGCTGTTCGTGGATACTACATGTCAATCAGATCTGGATCCAAGAGTCCTTTACTCAACGTCAACGTGGCGACAACGGCCTTTTTACCACCAATCTTGGTTTCTGAATTCCTGCGCATGTTCCTAAACAAAAGAAGGTATGTCGAGACAATGCTGAGGGGTGCAAGTGTCAGATTAGCATATCAGAGGCAGGAGTTCAAAGAGACCATAGAAGAAGGTATTTCCATGAATGGTGATCTGCAGTGCACCAAATTTTTCCAACAATTTGGTCTAGAGGCAGGAAAGCAGAAGTTTTTCACGATCCTAGCCTGCGATCCTGATAATCGAGACAGTGCACGCACAGTCAATCATGCTGACACTGGTACAACTATTTTGAAGTACTTCGAAG ATATGAGAGTGGAGTGGCCAACAAAACAAGGGCAAGACAGATATGATCTGCTGTGCGTCAACGTTGGTAAACGTATTGGCTCATTCAACCCTGAAAAGATCGACTTAGAAGATATGCAGCAACACACTTTGGACGGCGCACAGTGGATTCCCGCTTGCCTGCTCGAGATACTCCCTTACCAGCCGATGACTGGACAAATGAGTCCAGATCATACCGCAGCGATGATGATGCACGCTCTGCATTATCCAGCAGAGAATGCGGCTTTGATCGATAAGGAGGGCTTAGGTCTACTAGGACTcaaagaagaagacggcCGAGTCAAGAGTGAATACCTTATAAGTATACCTAGCAATTCAGTTAATTCTACTGACGAAATACAGAACGACCTCAGTTTAGAACTCGACAACAAGCTAATCTCCTTGTCAGCAAAGAAGTTATCCCTGCCTCTTCTTCGTTATGCAAAGCAAAGCAAATCAAAGAACGTTAGCGAGTACACTGCATCTTGGAATTTACAAGAAGCCGTATTCACCAATCCAAAGGCATTCAACGACTTACATATCTGCAAGCTACAAGGTTCACTACAGAAATTGCAAAAGTCGACACCGGAGAATATACTAAACGACTTTGTACTGCAATTAGGTACACATGGTATCAATGTGAAAGTTGGATATGTCGGCGAGCAAGCCCAGCGTGAGACTGTGGAAAAGGTGCTCAAAAGATGGTTTCCAGTGTGTAAAGTGAAGGACTGTACGTTCTTTCTACTGCGAGAAAAAGACTTCGACATATACGCCAAGATCAAACGAGATGGCGACTTCTCGGGAAACCACACCATATGCGCTGTCGCATCAAGGATCAAGGATCGAAATGAGCAAGACAATCGAAGGTCCGGCCCACGCTGGCAGCACTTCTCCAACTTGGCCCTCAAAATGAACATGAAGTTGGGTGGCGACAACCACTGGCTCGATGAAAATGAATTAGAGAAGGTCTTGGGTGGGAAGGATAAGAAGCAAAATACGATGATACTAGGAGCAGATGTGATACACCCCGGCAGTAGCTCCAAGATTGGAGCCCCCAGCATTGCCTGCGTTGTGGGTACGATCGACTCCCGCTTTATGAGCTACCGTGGCTCAATGAGACTCCAAGCAGGTGGCCAAGAG CAAATCGAAGATTTCAACTTTCGTAGCATGATCAAGGAGCGTCTCGAGGTTTGGAAAGGACATAACAAGAAACTACCCACGAGAATCTTTTTCTATCGAGATGGTGTTTCCGAATCCCAGTTCGTCACTATTTCTGAACAGGAAATCCCCCAGATCAAGAAAGCATACGCTGAAGCCGGCGGCGATGACAAGAAACTCGGTGTTTGTTTCTTGGTTGTTGGCAAGTGTCATCATACACGTTTCTACGCCAAGAATAATAAAACCTCTTACCTTGTCAGTACGAAGGCTGGAAACTTTGTCAATGGCAACCTGAAGCCTGAACTTTTAGTAGATCACGTGGTCACAGCGCCGAAACCCATTAACTTCTTCCTGCAATCACATGCCGCCATCAAAGGCACTGCACGCTCGGCTCATTACTATGTGCTCGACGACGACACCCAGATCGACGTTAACAATCTGCAGAAGCTGACTCTAATGCTCTGCTACACCTTTGGGCGGTCCACCACCGGTGTTTCCTATGCAGCACCTGCGTACATTGCTGATCGGCTGTGCGAACGCGGAAGATCCTACATCCGACTCTGGGCAGAAGATAGGTTTGCACAACCCGTATTTGAATACAAGAAGTATTATGACTCTGAAGGAACACAGAGGAAGCCTACTGATGAGGAAATGTCCAAGGAAAAATGGGACATAATCAAGGAACTGCTGAGGTCTGGAGTCTGGGGTAAAAACTATCGTGACAACACTGAGGATCAAAACAGGCCGATCAGACTTAACCCCTGGCACCCTGATCTTGATGAAG TCGAATAA
- a CDS encoding glycosyl hydrolase: MLSKSLLWSSFLLALIPNTFAQSDSNVTNPTQRVTLALDALQSWYNPNTGLWETTGWWNGANVMTVIGNFANADPENNTLQTLARNVFATTLVKAPGKNPNPGIEDRGAEEKPSSTGWGHWGQGRWGKGNWGQGRWGAWGGEYKKYKDPNTGEPHTSYPTNWYTVSIAPAAVVNSSAPNASDWLDGYYDDDLWWALAWINAYDVTFNTPYLKLAEDIFLAVARTWGTYCFEGGIYWSHEKNYVNAIANELFFSTAAHLATRVEFQKQAVYREWAEKSLEWFLQTGMLNQKGTINDGLTKDCKNNGQTTWSYNQGVILGGLLELQKASPDPKNQYIALASHIANAALIELSDQQGVIHDECEPNCGADGTQFKGIFMRNLVELQGAGKDDFRKAINANADSIWKNDRGVLVNGLNVFSVDWAGPFVQPANASTQSSAMEALIGAVLVPCRNCSTV; the protein is encoded by the coding sequence ATGTTGTCTAAGTCATTGTTATGGTCGTCTTTCTTATTAGCGCTGATCCCTAACACTTTTGCGCAAAGCGACTCGAACGTTACCAATCCAACGCAACGTGTGACGCTTGCACTCGATGCTTTACAGTCATGGTACAATCCTAACACCGGTCTCTGGGAGACTACTGGGTGGTGGAATGGTGCAAATGTCATGACTGTCATTGGCAACTTTGCGAACGCGGACCCTGAGAACAATACACTTCAAACTTTGGCTCGCAATGTGTTTGCAACCACGTTGGTAAAGGCGCCAGGGAAGAACCCGAATCCAGGAATTGAAGATCGAGGTGCAGAGGAAAAACCTAGCAGTACGGGCTGGGGACATTGGGGACAGGGACGCTGGGGAAAGGGCAACTGGGGACAAGGACGCTGGGGAGCGTGGGGAGGTGAATACAAGAAATACAAGGATCCTAACACCGGTGAGCCGCACACTTCGTATCCGACAAACTGGTATACTGTATCGATTGCTCCTGCGGCAGTTGTCAATAGTTCTGCCCCTAACGCAAGCGATTGGCTGGATGGCTACTACGACGACGACCTTTGGTGGGCACTCGCCTGGATCAACGCCTATGATGTCACCTTTAACACTCCCTATCTCAAACTCGCCGAAGACATCTTCCTCGCCGTTGCGCGTACATGGGGAACATACTGTTTCGAGGGCGGTATATACTGGAGCCACGAGAAGAACTACGTCAACGCCATTGCGAATGAGCTGTTCTTCAGCACCGCCGCACATCTGGCTACTCGTGTCGAGTTCCAAAAGCAAGCAGTCTACCGAGAATGGGCGGAAAAGAGTCTGGAGTGGTTCTTGCAGACTGGAATGCTCAACCAGAAGGGTACCATCAACGATGGTCTGACGAAAGACTGCAAGAACAACGGACAGACAACATGGTCGTACAACCAAGGCGTCATCCTGGGTGGTCTGTTGGAACTTCAAAAGGCATCACCAGACCCAAAGAATCAGTACATTGCTCTCGCATCCCACATTGCGAATGCCGCTCTCATCGAGCTCTCAGATCAACAGGGTGTCATTCACGATGAGTGCGAACCGAACTGTGGTGCCGACGGTACACAGTTCAAAGGCATTTTCATGCGCAACCTCGTCGAGTTGCAGGGAGCAGGCAAGGACGACTTTAGGAAAGCGATCAATGCAAACGCGGATTCCATCTGGAAAAACGACAGAGGTGTGTTGGTTAATGGATTGAATGTGTTTAGCGTGGATTGGGCGGGACCTTTTGTCCAGCCTGCAAATGCGAGTACCCAGAGTTCGGCTATGGAGGCACTGATCGGTGCTGTGCTTGTTCCGTGTCGTAACTGTTCCACAGTCTGA
- a CDS encoding acriflavine sensitivity control protein acr-2, which produces MEQGRDGGVGPSDREAKTHRVPALVWENDGPSRHQRDVDFEVLDADFASAIARMPVQGQHHNTTMTSGVQRPLTDPLVNDLDHNSRYYLYHFATQLCEVMVVYDVPGQNPIRELIPATSTYPLLLQIIVANSAFHVFNITRNPMGHSPYQGEQSPSVTAYHQAVSRFGGPPATCYRDALVAKQQALSLLAKSVASVNTSNIDLILMTILLFVNYALVESGRDKWKVHMDGAVNLIKLLGDPPYLQQPMSRLRQTILSDLLVFYILGSTFSFTTLPALIPDTIELEPILRYAETNNYLSCPGPLLRIMLESFALPDTQGSPSSAPINIDEQVAVLLQRALDFQPEHWSREFQRAAPFDNIDQRFRIASAHRSAVCIYLARVLPSTNPLLDPASGSALVSLTGLANDVVEHISYLKPGDALFKSICWPLFLAGAESEDPHQREWIMNTLGELYGQMFWGYLHTSKRVLEEIWRLKDEAGVGAPNCWVEEVKDFGNEILIA; this is translated from the coding sequence ATGGAGCAGGGTCGGGACGGCGGTGTAGGACCCTCGGACCGTGAGGCCAAGACGCATCGTGTGCCGGCCTTGGTATGGGAGAACGACGGACCGTCGCGACATCAACGAGATGTCGACTTTGAGGTTCTAGACGCGGACTTTGCGTCGGCCATTGCACGAATGCCCGTGCAAGGTCAGCATCACAACACGACCATGACTTCTGGTGTGCAACGGCCGTTGACGGATCCACTGGTGAATGACCTCGATCACAACTCACGCTACTATCTGTATCACTTTGCCACCCAGCTGTGCGAAGTCATGGTCGTGTATGATGTGCCTGGACAAAACCCCATTCGGGAGCTTATACCGGCAACATCCACGTATCCGCTGCTATTGCAGATCATTGTGGCAAACTCCGCGTTTCACGTTTTCAACATTACCCGCAATCCAATGGGTCACTCACCCTACCAGGGAGAACAGAGTCCAAGTGTGACAGCATATCACCAAGCTGTCAGTCGTTTCGGGGGGCCGCCGGCTACGTGCTATAGAGATGCACTCGTGGCAAAGCAGCAAGCTCTTTCGCTCCTTGCAAAGAGCGTGGCATCTGTGAATACTTCAAACATTGACTTGATACTCATGACAATCTTGCTGTTTGTCAACTATGCTCTGGTAGAATCCGGACGAGATAAGTGGAAGGTTCACATGGATGGTGCGGTGAATCTCATCAAGCTGTTGGGTGACCCGCCGTATTTGCAACAGCCTATGAGCAGGCTTCGCCAGACGATACTTTCTGACCTTTTAGTATTCTACATTCTCGGCTCGACATTCAGCTTCACCACACTACCTGCGTTGATCCCTGACACTATCGAACTGGAACCCATACTTCGTTATGCGGAGACAAACAACTACCTCTCGTGTCCTGGACCACTACTACGTATCATGCTCGAATCTTTTGCATTACCCGATACACAGGGATCGCCGTCGTCCGCGCCTATCAATATCGACGAGCAAGTGGCTGTGCTGCTCCAACGGGCGCTGGACTTTCAACCCGAGCACTGGTCTCGCGAATTTCAACGCGCAGCACCGTTCGATAACATTGACCAACGCTTCCGCATAGCCTCTGCACACCGTTCGGCAGTTTGCATCTATCTCGCACGCGTACTACCCTCGACAAACCCTCTTCTCGATCCAGCAAGCGGTAGTGCACTAGTCAGCCTCACCGGTTTAGCAAATGACGTTGTTGAACATATATCGTACCTCAAGCCTGGCGATGCTCTCTTCAAATCAATCTGCTGGCCGCTGTTCCTTGCTGGCGCCGAGTCTGAGGATCCTCACCAGCGCGAATGGATCATGAACACGCTTGGCGAACTCTATGGACAGATGTTCTGGGGCTACCTGCATACATCTAAGCGCGTACTGGAAGAAATATGGAGACTCAAAGACGAGGCTGGGGTTGGCGCACCTAACTGTTGGGTCGAAGAGGTCAAAGACTTTGGGAACGAGATTCTAATTGCTTGA
- a CDS encoding ProP, Permease major facilitator superfamily, which produces MESSLNSQSNHHQMDPSSNPQSKKPSMDTPDLESKRQSSSSPQTYTQTDFERLGRERPASFSSLPHEIGFCFALLGSMFVAEYMISGFSILLPPLASALSIPSNAKTWPSSVFSLITGAFLLPFGRLADMYGGYIVFNVGLAWFIIWSVIAGFSQNYQMLIACRALQGFGPAAFLPSGIMLLGSIYRPGPRKNLVFSLYGAFAPVGFFAGIFLAGVAAQFITWRWWFWIGSIMLAIVALTSYFCIPKLGGQTPEDWDAKKNITMDWWGTATVVPGLVLIIFALTDGSHAPDGWATPYIPVTLVLGIAFLAVFIYIEGWVAEQPFLPSSMFRVKGMKTLTVALFLFYGTFGIFIFYASFYIEDVVGATPLLTATWFTPMCVGGLILSTVGGLILHLLPGRALLLLSGAAFTLTPLLFAILPNKFNYWAYIFPSMICSTLGIDITYNVSNIFITTSLPKAQQGLAGSFMNSLLFLGIAVFLSLADLVVKETEHSGKKKSYQYAFWMATALAGAGLIIMFLGVKIGKAKSELTLEEKEDLEKELIRHGSD; this is translated from the coding sequence ATGGAATCTTCGCTCAACTCTCAGAGCAACCATCACCAAATGGATCCCTCATCAAACCCCCAAAGCAAAAAGCCTTCAATGGACACCCCAGACCTAGAGTCAAAACGACAATCCTCCTCGAGCCCTCAAACCTACACTCAGACTGACTTCGAACGCCTCGGCCGCGAACGCCCTGCTTCATTTAGCTCCCTTCCCCATGAGATAGGTTTCTGCTTCGCTCTCCTCGGCTCCATGTTCGTCGCCGAATACATGATCTCAGGCTTCAGCATCCTTCTTCCCCCCCTCGCCTCCGCCTTGTCCATCCCATCCAACGCAAAAACATGGCCATCATCCGTATTCTCCCTTATAACCGGCGCCTTCCTGCTTCCATTTGGCCGTCTCGCCGATATGTACGGCGGGTACATCGTTTTCAACGTGGGTCTGGCATGGTTTATAATCTGGTCCGTCATTGCGGGTTTCTCGCAGAATTACCAGATGTTGATTGCGTGTCGGGCGCTTCAAGGATTCGGGCCTGCGGCATTCTTGCCGTCAGGAATCATGCTGTTGGGCAGTATCTACCGGCCTGGACCGAGGAAGAACTTGGTGTTTAGCTTGTATGGTGCTTTCGCGCCAGTGGGCTTTTTCGCGGGCATTTTCCTCGCAGGTGTAGCGGCACAGTTCATCACGTGGCGTTGGTGGTTTTGGATCGGATCCATTATGCTCGCCATCGTGGCTTTGACGTCTTACTTCTGTATTCCGAAGCTAGGGGGACAGACACCGGAGGACTGGGACGCGAAGAAAAATATTACCATGGATTGGTGGGGCACTGCGACTGTTGTGCCGGGTttggtcctcatcatcttcgcCCTCACTGATGGAAGCCATGCGCCAGACGGGTGGGCAACACCATACATACCCGTCACCCTTGTCCTCGGCATCGCCTTTCTCGCGGTGTTTATCTACATCGAAGGCTGGGTAGCTGAACAGCCCTTCCTCCCCAGCTCCATGTTCCGCGTCAAGGGTATGAAAACATTAACCGTCgccctcttcctcttctaCGGCACATTTGGAATTTTCATCTTCTACGCCAGTTTCTACATCGAAGATGTCGTTGGCGCAACCCCGCTACTCACCGCCACCTGGTTCACACCCATGTGTGTTGGCGGCTTAATCCTATCTACTGTCGGTGGACTAATCCTACATCTACTACCCGGCCGCGCGCTCTTACTCCTCAGTGGTGCCGCCTTTACCCTCACCCCCCTCCTCTTCGCCATCTTACCCAACAAATTCAACTATTGGGCGTACATCTTCCCCTCCATGATATGCTCCACCCTAGGTATCGACATCACCTACAACGTCAGCAACATCTTCATCACCACGTCCTTGCCAAAAGCCCAACAAGGTCTCGCAGGTTCTTTCATGAACTCTCTGCTTTTCCTCGGCATAGCCGTGTTTCTGTCGTTGGCGGATTTGGTTGTTAAGGAGACTGAGCACAGtggaaagaagaagagctaCCAGTATGCGTTTTGGATGGCTACAGCGCTGGCTGGAGCGGGACTGATAATCATGTTTTTGGGAGTTAAGATTGGGAAAGCAAAGAGCGAGTTGACGCttgaagagaaggaggaTCTGGAGAAGGAGTTGATCAGGCACGGGTCAGATTAG
- a CDS encoding BRCT multi-domain protein produces MGVLDNLTIAVTGTHPHDAKQIRSWIDKNNGRYSVVVNKNVTHLIASKEAYKARNDAVRQATDLGIDVVSYDWFDDSLQARRKLSTRRYKWEVLTKERRTRKELKRLGKAADGKKFRDGCARIKELTGSGTSDSTAVKRKPRKNKSKSFFFDTSDPVVPPTLFVSAKEDLLRRKAERETAKADGSTASGDDEVNDDLTTAGFSQYNIGLLESHSKPHVYWTIAQYKPAKASPQVVDNAASNIHPEAARLQALISPPSFTIPTSSAPYQTTLCPRNSAFDTAYTVFRHAFRDLTLLTWEERFDPGKNLQKSRAILFNTEPFIYSRPKPGMPVGMFPQEQGLAWVYRVWEAC; encoded by the exons ATGGGGGTCCTCGACAACCTGACCATCGCCGTGACCGGCACCCATCCCCACGATGCCAAACAGATCCGATCATGGATCGACAAGAATAATGGCAGATACTCGGTTGTTGTCAATAAAAACGTTACACACCTCATCGCCAGCAAAGAAGCTTACAAAGCACGCAACGACGCCGTCCGCCAAGCCACTGATCTCGGCATTGACGTTGTCAGCTACGACTGGTTCGACGACTCTCTTCAGGCACGTAGAAAATTGAGTACTAGGAGGTACAAATGGGAAGTTCTCACAAAAGAGAGGAGAACCAGGAAAGAACTCAAGAGGTTGGGAAAGGCGGCCGATGGTAAGAAATTCAGAGACGGTTGTGCGAGGATCAAAGAGTTGACTGGTTCAGGTACGTCAGATTCCACTGCTGTCAAGCGCAAACCCAGAAAGAACAAAAGCAAGAGCTTTTTCTTTGATACGTCAGACCCTGTTGTCCCTCCCACACTGTTTGTTTCTGCCAAAGAAGATCTCTTGCGCAGGAAGGCTGAGAGGGAGACTGCAAAAGCAGATGGTTCTACGGCATCTGGGGATGATGAAGTAAACGA CGACTTGACCACGGCCGGCTTCTCCCAATACAACATCGGACTCTTGGAAAGCCACTCCAAACCACACGTATACTGGACAATCGCACAGTACAAACCCGCAAAGGCATCTCCCCAAGTAGTCGACAATGCAGCTAGCAACATACATCCTGAAGCCGCCCGCCTCCAAGCCctcatctctcctccttcttttACCATCCCTACATCAAGCGCGCCATACCAAACAACGCTCTGCCCCCGCAACAGCGCTTTCGACACGGCGTATACCGTTTTCCGCCACGCCTTCCGCGATCTCACACTGCTCACATGGGAAGAACGTTTCGACCCTGGTAAGAACCTACAAAAGTCCCGCGCCATACTCTTCAACACCGAGCCCTTCATCTACAGCCGACCCAAACCCGGTATGCCTGTTGGTATGTTCCCGCAGGAACAAGGTCTGG CTTGGGTCTACCGGGTATGGGAGGCGTGTTGA